A genomic window from Pseudomonadota bacterium includes:
- a CDS encoding pyridoxamine 5'-phosphate oxidase family protein translates to MTRSDNAIWHAGERALQDEAGVRARMEAVGRHAIRPYLQLEDKAFYAQLSCIAIGTVDDRDRPWATLLFGQPGFVHADSFTEMRVATAPPDTDPAASGLQAGRAIGMLGIDLATRRRHRVNGRIGSRAEGGYSVSVDQAMGNCPKYIQTRDTAVDGGVKRGGEKRNLSPAADDVRSRVGRADTFFVASYTDIEDVRLVDASHRGGNPGFVHVDDDGTLTVPDFAGNGFFNTLGNVHLTPFAGLAFPDFDTGELLQLTGEVELVAHDATRLHYAGAERYWRVTPSEVVLRSDAVPVGWTLRAASMYNRRLGPWSSP, encoded by the coding sequence ATGACGCGATCTGACAACGCAATCTGGCACGCAGGCGAACGTGCACTGCAGGACGAGGCTGGTGTGCGCGCTCGCATGGAGGCGGTGGGCCGCCACGCCATCCGGCCGTACCTGCAACTGGAAGACAAGGCCTTCTACGCGCAGTTGTCCTGCATCGCGATCGGGACGGTCGACGACCGAGATCGACCCTGGGCCACGCTGTTGTTCGGGCAACCCGGGTTTGTGCACGCCGACTCGTTCACCGAGATGCGTGTCGCAACCGCGCCGCCCGATACGGATCCTGCGGCGTCCGGTCTGCAAGCCGGGCGGGCCATTGGCATGCTGGGTATCGATCTGGCGACACGCCGTCGGCACCGCGTCAATGGCCGCATTGGCTCTCGCGCGGAGGGCGGGTACTCGGTGTCGGTCGATCAGGCGATGGGCAATTGCCCGAAGTACATTCAAACCCGAGACACTGCCGTCGACGGTGGCGTGAAGCGCGGTGGGGAAAAGCGCAACCTGAGCCCAGCCGCAGACGACGTCCGTTCCAGGGTCGGTCGCGCAGACACCTTCTTTGTGGCCTCCTACACCGACATCGAGGATGTCCGCTTGGTCGATGCGTCCCACCGTGGCGGCAACCCCGGATTCGTGCATGTCGACGACGACGGCACCCTGACAGTACCCGATTTCGCAGGCAACGGCTTCTTCAACACACTCGGCAATGTTCACCTCACCCCGTTTGCGGGGTTGGCATTCCCCGATTTCGACACGGGTGAGCTCTTGCAGCTCACCGGTGAAGTGGAGCTCGTCGCACACGACGCCACTCGCCTCCACTACGCGGGCGCGGAGCGGTATTGGCGTGTGACACCAAGCGAGGTCGTGCTTCGGTCCGACGCGGTGCCGGTCGGCTGGACGCTGCGCGCAGCGTCGATGTACAACCGTCGGCTCGGGCCGTGGTCGTCGCCGTGA
- a CDS encoding HIT family protein gives MCLFCEIANKRVPSVIVWEDADIMAFLDIHPIREAHCQIMPKAHYETFEDVPASVMTELVAAAQRLAKRMKQVYTVDRVAFLFTGGDVPHAHAHLLPMHEKTDITSVRYILNDEPLRYGEAHLHADTDTLKRVRRQLDFSV, from the coding sequence ATGTGTCTCTTCTGCGAGATTGCCAACAAGCGGGTGCCATCGGTCATTGTCTGGGAGGACGCGGACATCATGGCGTTTCTGGATATTCACCCCATCAGGGAGGCGCATTGTCAGATCATGCCAAAGGCGCACTACGAGACGTTCGAGGACGTGCCCGCGAGTGTCATGACCGAGCTGGTTGCGGCCGCGCAACGGCTGGCGAAGCGTATGAAGCAGGTCTACACGGTGGATCGGGTCGCGTTCCTGTTCACCGGCGGTGATGTACCGCACGCGCACGCGCACCTGCTGCCAATGCACGAGAAGACCGACATTACCTCGGTGCGGTACATTCTCAACGACGAACCGCTGCGCTACGGTGAAGCACACCTGCACGCCGACACGGACACACTGAAACGGGTAAGGCGGCAACTCGACTTCAGCGTCTGA
- a CDS encoding luciferase family protein, whose product MSISRTATLAAVLAAALGVWQAVAAVNRSSMPIAMAALATASTTATAPLPQRVGDPITTSGQVPHVQKNITPDTELLTALTRFAFALPGVEQRRTIVSLPGAKGMWLNDSLPVARPETIVSGREFAHIHTDGSLHAPLPYARALEMVERGWGERHPWADRRDGWDGLVMIFTPLTDAQLQVVKQLIVESYNHVTGLSVSISAS is encoded by the coding sequence ATGTCCATCTCACGCACAGCAACGCTCGCCGCGGTCTTGGCCGCTGCGCTCGGCGTGTGGCAAGCGGTCGCTGCGGTGAACCGCAGCAGCATGCCGATAGCAATGGCGGCGCTGGCCACGGCATCGACAACGGCAACCGCACCCTTGCCTCAGCGCGTTGGCGACCCGATCACAACCAGCGGCCAGGTGCCGCACGTGCAAAAAAACATCACGCCAGACACCGAACTGCTCACGGCATTGACACGATTCGCGTTCGCCCTGCCGGGCGTCGAGCAACGTCGCACGATTGTGTCATTACCGGGCGCAAAGGGCATGTGGCTGAACGACAGCCTGCCGGTCGCCCGACCTGAAACCATCGTCTCTGGCAGGGAGTTCGCCCACATTCACACCGACGGTAGTCTGCACGCACCGCTGCCCTATGCACGGGCGCTCGAGATGGTCGAGCGGGGTTGGGGTGAGCGCCACCCCTGGGCCGACAGGCGCGACGGCTGGGACGGCCTGGTGATGATCTTCACACCCTTGACAGACGCACAGCTTCAGGTAGTGAAACAACTCATTGTTGAGTCATACAACCATGTTACCGGTCTGTCCGTGTCGATTTCCGCTTCCTGA
- a CDS encoding VOC family protein, which translates to MDALNVTEIKAFVPARDFAQSKRFYTDIGFTMASEGGGVAYFYRGNASFLLQDFCTDGLAQDFTMHLLVTDVDAWWQHIDDAGVVERYGVTLSPVEQQPWRMRDFCLSDPTGVVWRIGQNTD; encoded by the coding sequence GTGGACGCACTCAACGTCACTGAAATCAAGGCCTTCGTGCCCGCACGCGACTTCGCACAGTCCAAGCGCTTCTACACCGACATCGGTTTCACGATGGCGTCCGAGGGCGGGGGCGTTGCCTACTTTTACCGGGGCAACGCGAGCTTCCTGTTGCAGGATTTCTGCACGGACGGGCTGGCGCAGGACTTCACCATGCACCTGTTGGTGACCGACGTCGACGCCTGGTGGCAGCACATCGACGACGCCGGCGTGGTCGAGCGCTACGGCGTGACGCTGTCTCCGGTCGAGCAGCAACCGTGGCGCATGCGCGACTTTTGCCTGAGCGACCCCACCGGCGTGGTCTGGCGCATCGGTCAGAACACCGACTGA
- a CDS encoding NAD(P)/FAD-dependent oxidoreductase has protein sequence MTDCDIAIMGGGLAGVTAARELRAAGRSVVLLEARDRVGGRAWFQAWHGYPIELGGGWVYWSHPHVWTEITRYGLELFERPGWPSSPESRVHALVGGKRVTRALGDNLAALQPVIEDFANEARRVFPRPFDPTHAWDVVCALDHLSAQDRMDQLELPDLQRAMLHRMLAMQSHNHPSQGAYVEFLRWYALSHFNVEVYLSSASRLQFQGGTCSLIDAMLADADADVRLNWPVRSVTESSDGVVLTSVSGCQLTARHAVVATPLNTWKDIDFDPPLSTEKRTLSQEEHTGKGQKLYVRVKGHWPDLNLAADGEAAICTVIVQEARPDETLLVVMLVNDQLAPYNVAIVQRGLRAFVPELEVIDLFHHDWVADPYAQGTWCGLRPGQTSRYLLQAQRPEGRLVFAGADIASGWRGFFDGAIESGLRAARTLLQDPP, from the coding sequence ATGACAGACTGTGACATCGCGATCATGGGCGGCGGCCTGGCGGGCGTCACGGCCGCGCGCGAGTTGCGCGCGGCAGGGCGCTCGGTAGTGCTGCTCGAGGCGCGCGACCGCGTCGGCGGGCGGGCCTGGTTTCAAGCCTGGCACGGCTACCCGATCGAACTGGGCGGGGGCTGGGTCTACTGGTCGCACCCGCATGTGTGGACGGAAATCACCCGCTACGGTCTCGAGCTGTTCGAGCGGCCGGGGTGGCCGAGTTCGCCGGAGTCCCGTGTGCATGCCCTGGTCGGCGGCAAACGTGTGACCCGAGCGCTCGGCGACAACCTGGCCGCGCTGCAACCGGTGATCGAGGATTTCGCAAACGAAGCACGGCGGGTGTTCCCTCGGCCATTTGACCCGACGCATGCCTGGGACGTGGTCTGTGCGCTGGACCACCTCTCGGCGCAGGACCGCATGGACCAGCTCGAACTGCCCGACCTGCAACGTGCGATGCTGCACCGCATGTTGGCGATGCAGAGCCACAACCACCCGTCGCAGGGCGCCTACGTTGAGTTCCTGCGCTGGTACGCGCTGAGCCATTTCAATGTCGAGGTGTATCTGTCGTCAGCGTCGCGCTTGCAATTCCAAGGAGGCACCTGCAGCTTGATCGACGCGATGTTGGCCGACGCCGATGCCGACGTGCGGCTGAACTGGCCAGTACGGTCGGTGACTGAGTCGTCAGATGGGGTTGTGCTGACATCCGTCTCGGGATGCCAGCTTACGGCACGGCACGCTGTGGTGGCCACACCGCTCAACACCTGGAAAGACATCGATTTCGACCCGCCCTTGTCGACGGAGAAACGCACCCTGAGCCAGGAGGAGCACACTGGCAAGGGCCAGAAGCTCTACGTGCGCGTCAAAGGGCACTGGCCCGACCTCAACCTCGCCGCCGACGGCGAGGCGGCGATCTGCACGGTGATCGTGCAGGAGGCGCGGCCCGACGAAACGCTGTTGGTGGTGATGCTGGTGAATGACCAGCTGGCGCCCTACAACGTAGCCATTGTTCAACGCGGTCTGCGCGCGTTTGTGCCTGAGTTGGAGGTCATCGACTTGTTTCACCACGACTGGGTGGCCGACCCCTACGCGCAGGGCACCTGGTGTGGCCTCCGGCCCGGTCAGACGTCGCGGTACCTGCTGCAGGCGCAGCGGCCCGAGGGCAGGCTCGTGTTTGCCGGAGCCGACATCGCCTCGGGTTGGCGCGGGTTCTTCGATGGTGCCATCGAATCCGGGCTGCGCGCGGCTCGAACGCTGTTGCAAGATCCGCCCTAG
- a CDS encoding M20 aminoacylase family protein: MAVIDRIADFSDDLVAIRRDIHAHPELGMEEVRTSALVAEHLEKWGITTHTGVGKTGVVGVLEGTAPGRTIGLRADMDALPIHEQTNLPFASKNPGVMHACGHDAHTTMLLGAARYLAETRNFNGTAVFIFQPAEEGLGGARAMLADRLFERFPCDEIYGMHNKPDGKPGTVGIKPGVAMAGADFFDITINASGAHAAMPHVSIDPIVIGSSLVQQLQSIVSRNVPPISSIVLSVTQIHAGSAYNVIPSQCAIAGTMRYFDAELAKTVRQRIRDLCAGAATAYGVDIDVDIRDTFDVLVNDEPLSQVMLDVAAEVVGDDQANLTPDPVLGSEDFADMLRAVPGAYCTVGHEGTVPLHNEGFILDESCLPIGASIYARLIETRTAA; encoded by the coding sequence ATGGCCGTGATCGACCGGATCGCCGACTTCTCCGACGACCTTGTCGCCATTCGACGCGACATCCACGCCCACCCCGAACTCGGCATGGAGGAAGTCCGCACCTCGGCCCTGGTCGCCGAGCACCTCGAAAAGTGGGGCATCACCACCCACACCGGCGTCGGCAAGACCGGCGTGGTGGGCGTGCTCGAAGGCACCGCGCCCGGCCGCACGATCGGTCTGCGCGCCGACATGGACGCCTTACCGATACACGAGCAGACCAACCTGCCCTTTGCCTCCAAGAACCCGGGCGTCATGCACGCCTGTGGCCACGACGCGCACACGACCATGCTGCTCGGTGCCGCGCGTTACCTCGCCGAAACCCGCAATTTCAACGGCACGGCGGTGTTCATTTTCCAGCCTGCCGAAGAGGGGCTTGGCGGCGCCCGCGCGATGCTCGCCGACCGGCTGTTCGAGCGCTTCCCCTGCGACGAGATCTACGGCATGCACAACAAGCCGGATGGCAAGCCCGGTACCGTCGGCATCAAACCCGGTGTTGCGATGGCCGGGGCGGATTTCTTCGACATCACGATCAACGCCTCGGGCGCGCACGCCGCCATGCCGCACGTGTCGATCGACCCGATCGTGATCGGCTCGTCGCTCGTGCAGCAGCTGCAGAGCATCGTCAGCCGCAACGTGCCGCCGATCAGCTCGATCGTGCTGTCGGTGACCCAGATTCACGCCGGGTCAGCGTACAACGTCATTCCGTCGCAGTGTGCCATCGCCGGCACCATGCGCTACTTTGATGCCGAGCTCGCCAAGACTGTGCGGCAGCGGATCCGCGACCTGTGCGCCGGCGCGGCCACCGCCTACGGCGTCGACATCGACGTGGACATTCGCGACACCTTTGACGTGTTGGTCAACGATGAACCCCTGTCGCAGGTGATGCTCGACGTCGCCGCCGAGGTGGTCGGCGACGACCAGGCCAATCTCACCCCCGACCCGGTGCTGGGCTCGGAGGATTTTGCCGACATGCTGCGCGCCGTGCCCGGCGCCTACTGCACGGTCGGGCACGAGGGCACCGTGCCGCTGCACAACGAGGGCTTCATCCTCGACGAGAGTTGTCTGCCCATTGGCGCGTCGATCTACGCGCGGCTGATCGAAACGCGGACGGCGGCCTGA
- a CDS encoding DUF6502 family protein has protein sequence MNNAPPTKGGLGEPPAPLIKALRLIVLALVRLLMRYRVVYPQLLELLKSAYVQVAEHEHPLPGKPQTDTRMSLLTGIHRKDIKRLRTQLAAGVEEPLAVNQSVRIVARWISEPHYRLPDGSAAPLPFKATDQPSFESLVEEVCRQDLRPRVVLDEWLRLGIVSEADDGRITLQSEAFVPRQGVEEQAFFLGMNLSDHLNAVAHNIQGGTPPFFERCVYYDELSDEAIAELRALTEEVGMDALKRINARARELKQRDAARGGGTQRINMGIYTWHEHSTRPETPQ, from the coding sequence ATGAACAACGCCCCCCCGACAAAGGGCGGCCTCGGCGAGCCTCCTGCACCCTTGATCAAGGCTTTACGGCTGATCGTGCTGGCGCTGGTGCGGCTGCTGATGCGCTACCGCGTCGTCTATCCCCAGTTGCTGGAGCTGCTCAAGAGCGCTTACGTCCAGGTGGCTGAGCACGAACACCCGCTGCCGGGCAAACCGCAGACCGACACGCGCATGAGCCTGCTCACCGGTATCCACCGCAAGGACATCAAGCGGCTGCGCACACAACTCGCAGCCGGCGTCGAGGAACCGCTCGCGGTAAACCAGAGCGTGCGCATCGTCGCCCGCTGGATCAGCGAACCGCACTACCGGTTACCGGACGGCAGCGCTGCACCCTTACCGTTCAAGGCGACGGATCAACCGAGCTTCGAATCGCTGGTCGAGGAGGTCTGCCGACAGGATCTGCGGCCGCGCGTCGTGCTCGACGAATGGCTGCGATTGGGCATCGTTTCGGAAGCCGACGACGGCCGGATCACGTTGCAGAGCGAGGCGTTCGTACCACGTCAAGGCGTCGAGGAGCAGGCCTTTTTCCTCGGCATGAACCTCTCGGACCACCTCAACGCGGTGGCACACAACATCCAGGGCGGCACCCCGCCCTTTTTCGAACGCTGTGTCTACTACGACGAACTCAGCGACGAAGCCATCGCCGAGCTGCGGGCGTTGACCGAGGAGGTCGGCATGGATGCGCTCAAGCGGATAAACGCACGCGCGCGCGAGCTCAAGCAACGCGACGCGGCGCGCGGTGGCGGCACACAACGCATCAACATGGGCATCTACACCTGGCACGAGCACAGCACACGCCCCGAGACGCCACAGTGA
- a CDS encoding serine protease, with translation MKTPLLALAVSAACLASAHAQAFSVRIINGTTAQPSAYPWMVSLRQGGGQFCGASLIAPNWVMTAAHCVEQESAQGMQAVIGDFDLTDTDQAEQTRGVKRIVIHPDRTGRDEDHDIALLELQRPASNAAVARASAAETDAIAAGTPLTVMGWGNRSTTGEDFPDRLHEVQVPLVSQRQCETNYGGGITGNMICAGLPQGGKDSCQGDSGGPLVFQRDGQWLQVGIVSWGEGCAVPDRPGVYARVGAYTDWIANTLSGGAGSNGGTGDMGDTGGTGQPDEPTDPDAGPDVGGGDNGDGGFPLAGDVFGLPAWLDLFAYEGEVAEASLSFVNTTDTSVVVSSATIDSPAFDVVANGCTASLAPEASCDIGVAYQPGDYGDFDTANLMITVDNGALIDVVLVGENLASLPGIGGADEGDWFADDSVWMLDADGDGYALNAWSVVDGDTGLLFAEFDGPGLLEFEWGLFGEDPENRLVYAVDGEPVRTLTGGHRTVGTHATTLSDGRHTVTWAFQKRAASTGQAKVSAPRFTPRTNVATQTQSRPTAAQPDAGTPITGGGAGGPLGTLMLLGAVALHRRRRG, from the coding sequence ATGAAGACCCCCTTATTGGCACTCGCCGTGTCAGCCGCTTGTCTGGCCAGCGCGCACGCGCAGGCGTTCAGCGTTCGGATCATCAACGGAACCACCGCACAACCCAGCGCCTACCCCTGGATGGTGTCGCTGCGGCAGGGCGGAGGACAGTTCTGCGGTGCGAGCCTGATTGCACCCAACTGGGTGATGACCGCCGCGCACTGCGTTGAGCAGGAGAGTGCGCAAGGCATGCAAGCGGTGATCGGTGATTTCGACCTGACTGACACTGACCAGGCCGAGCAGACACGGGGCGTGAAGCGCATCGTGATCCACCCGGACCGCACAGGTCGGGACGAGGACCACGACATCGCCCTGTTGGAGCTGCAACGGCCGGCGAGCAACGCCGCGGTGGCACGTGCATCCGCCGCCGAGACCGACGCGATCGCCGCCGGCACGCCGCTGACGGTGATGGGCTGGGGTAACCGGTCCACCACAGGTGAAGACTTTCCCGATCGGCTACACGAAGTCCAGGTGCCGTTGGTCTCGCAGCGCCAGTGCGAGACCAACTACGGCGGTGGCATCACTGGCAACATGATCTGTGCCGGCCTGCCGCAGGGCGGCAAGGACTCGTGCCAGGGTGACAGCGGTGGGCCTTTGGTGTTCCAACGCGATGGGCAGTGGTTGCAAGTCGGCATCGTGAGCTGGGGCGAAGGCTGCGCGGTACCCGACCGACCCGGTGTCTACGCGCGCGTCGGCGCCTACACCGACTGGATTGCCAACACGCTGTCCGGTGGCGCCGGCAGTAACGGCGGCACGGGTGACATGGGTGACACAGGCGGCACGGGCCAGCCGGATGAGCCCACTGACCCGGATGCCGGCCCAGATGTCGGCGGTGGCGACAACGGGGATGGCGGTTTCCCGCTGGCGGGAGACGTGTTTGGTCTGCCCGCGTGGCTGGATCTCTTTGCCTATGAGGGCGAGGTGGCCGAGGCGAGCCTGAGCTTCGTCAACACGACCGACACGTCGGTGGTCGTGTCGTCTGCAACCATCGACAGCCCGGCCTTTGACGTCGTGGCCAACGGGTGCACTGCATCCCTTGCGCCAGAGGCGAGCTGCGACATCGGCGTCGCGTACCAACCGGGCGACTACGGCGACTTCGACACCGCTAACCTCATGATCACTGTGGACAATGGCGCACTGATCGACGTCGTGTTGGTCGGGGAAAACCTTGCCAGCCTGCCGGGTATTGGCGGCGCCGACGAAGGTGACTGGTTCGCCGACGACAGTGTGTGGATGCTCGATGCCGACGGTGATGGCTACGCGCTCAATGCCTGGTCCGTGGTGGACGGGGACACCGGATTGCTGTTCGCCGAATTCGACGGACCCGGTCTGCTCGAATTCGAGTGGGGTCTGTTTGGTGAAGACCCAGAGAATCGTCTGGTCTATGCCGTGGACGGCGAACCGGTGCGCACCTTGACGGGCGGACACCGCACGGTCGGCACGCATGCGACGACGCTGTCCGACGGTCGGCACACGGTGACCTGGGCGTTTCAGAAGCGGGCGGCGTCGACCGGTCAGGCCAAGGTCAGTGCGCCCCGGTTTACGCCTCGGACGAACGTGGCAACGCAGACGCAGTCTCGACCCACAGCTGCTCAACCGGACGCTGGGACACCGATAACCGGGGGCGGTGCTGGCGGCCCGCTCGGTACGCTCATGCTGCTCGGTGCGGTGGCGTTGCACCGTCGTCGCCGCGGCTGA
- a CDS encoding DUF2087 domain-containing protein has translation MSKKPVPLQVDDLSAFTRALSRQLGDASPAHLTLLNMVARSAGFQNAQHMRAATTATRRPNPPLDSPPTDVRAVERSLRQFDAEGRLQQWPTRRAVQTLALWGLWAVLPAATELSEKDINRVLEGEHLFGDPATLRRTLIACGLLTRETDGSRYRRVEQAPSAEARAVMRSLRDRRRQRAQVHTDAPSAAPATR, from the coding sequence ATGAGCAAGAAACCCGTTCCGCTTCAGGTCGACGATCTGTCGGCGTTCACGCGCGCGCTGTCACGCCAACTCGGTGACGCCAGCCCCGCCCACCTCACACTGCTGAACATGGTGGCCCGCTCGGCGGGCTTCCAGAATGCACAACACATGCGTGCCGCGACCACAGCAACGCGGCGGCCCAACCCACCGTTGGACTCGCCCCCCACCGATGTGCGCGCAGTAGAGCGCTCGCTGCGGCAGTTCGACGCGGAGGGCCGACTGCAGCAATGGCCAACCCGCCGCGCCGTGCAGACCTTGGCGCTTTGGGGGCTCTGGGCGGTGCTGCCGGCCGCGACCGAGCTCTCGGAAAAAGACATCAACCGTGTGCTGGAGGGTGAACACCTGTTCGGCGACCCGGCCACGTTGCGCCGCACCTTGATCGCGTGCGGTTTGCTGACCCGCGAGACTGACGGCTCCCGCTACCGGCGGGTCGAGCAGGCCCCGTCTGCGGAGGCGCGGGCCGTGATGCGCAGTTTGCGGGATCGACGTCGACAGCGCGCGCAGGTCCACACGGACGCGCCCTCGGCGGCGCCCGCAACGCGGTAG
- a CDS encoding transporter yields MSRTRSPRGRGPLSNGLALTVCASALWLLPAAHASTVGTRGATSLLSLSQTFSNGDYGLDVDTDLKATVVKWVYRQRDWGFSLSVPYLDITGPATEIWEDIDTGELFLVDVDDDNREGLGDTVFSVDRVLSHSVAGRPQLKAGVSLKVPTGDEFKGLGNGEFDLALVGSGRVRRAESVFNVSVGYQLMGDTDDIDYNNRAFVAAGVFRQLDRRSGVGLRWQYKQASRDERDDLMSVGAFVTHRLRPAWTAAVNLNVGLSDAVADVAFGVQVSRRF; encoded by the coding sequence ATGTCACGAACCCGTTCTCCGCGTGGGCGCGGTCCCCTCAGTAACGGCCTTGCGTTGACCGTGTGCGCCAGCGCCCTGTGGCTGCTTCCCGCTGCGCACGCGAGCACGGTCGGCACACGGGGTGCGACCTCGTTGCTCAGCCTCTCGCAGACGTTCAGCAACGGTGACTACGGGCTGGATGTCGACACCGACCTCAAGGCGACGGTGGTGAAGTGGGTTTACCGCCAACGCGACTGGGGCTTCAGTCTCAGTGTGCCGTACCTCGACATCACCGGGCCTGCGACGGAAATCTGGGAGGACATCGACACCGGCGAGCTGTTTCTCGTCGACGTCGACGACGACAACCGCGAGGGCCTCGGGGACACGGTGTTCAGTGTCGACCGCGTGCTGTCGCACTCCGTGGCCGGGCGACCCCAGCTCAAGGCGGGCGTGTCGCTCAAGGTGCCGACGGGCGATGAGTTCAAGGGACTGGGCAACGGTGAGTTCGACCTTGCCCTGGTGGGCAGCGGCCGTGTGCGGCGTGCCGAATCGGTCTTCAACGTGTCCGTGGGCTACCAGTTGATGGGCGACACCGATGACATCGACTACAACAACCGGGCGTTCGTGGCTGCCGGTGTTTTCCGTCAGCTCGACAGGCGATCCGGCGTGGGGTTGCGCTGGCAATACAAGCAGGCTTCGCGTGATGAGCGGGACGACCTGATGTCCGTGGGCGCCTTTGTCACCCACCGGCTGCGACCCGCGTGGACTGCGGCAGTGAATCTGAACGTCGGCCTCAGTGATGCGGTGGCGGATGTGGCGTTTGGTGTGCAGGTCTCCCGGCGCTTCTGA
- a CDS encoding GNAT family N-acetyltransferase, which yields MSTDTLQLELAKQSDAAAMSVLSRDEIEHGLGWRYTPQRLVQVIRHPAKNAVVARRDGVLVGFGVMTYRRNQANLDLLAVAPEHRRHRVGSELVRWLENVADTAGCYNVFVQLRSRNARATAFYRALDYHALGRVPRYYQGVEDATVMAKSLRPMVG from the coding sequence ATGTCCACTGACACCCTGCAACTCGAATTGGCCAAGCAATCCGATGCCGCGGCGATGAGCGTCCTGTCGCGTGACGAGATCGAACACGGGCTCGGCTGGCGCTACACACCGCAGCGGCTGGTGCAGGTGATTCGCCATCCGGCCAAGAATGCGGTCGTGGCGCGGCGCGACGGGGTGCTCGTGGGCTTCGGCGTGATGACCTACCGGCGCAACCAGGCCAACCTCGACCTGCTCGCGGTGGCGCCAGAGCACCGTCGCCACCGCGTGGGCTCGGAACTGGTGCGGTGGCTCGAGAACGTCGCGGACACGGCCGGCTGCTACAACGTGTTCGTGCAACTGCGCAGCCGAAACGCCCGCGCCACAGCGTTCTACCGTGCGCTTGACTACCACGCGCTCGGCCGCGTGCCGCGCTACTACCAGGGTGTGGAAGACGCGACCGTGATGGCCAAGAGCCTGCGCCCGATGGTGGGCTGA
- a CDS encoding DUF5666 domain-containing protein: MTRLLWAALLAAAAVLGCQLPLPSDGIGGTGQRLADGIGGTGQRLEDGIGGTGIVGTVTDFGSIWLSDVRVEFDETTTIEANGQTRPADALEIGQVVAVLSDKLDARYRARRIAIVYEVIGAIATVDRSANRLTVLNQSITLGNAARVIRGDAAVSFADLTPGERVRVSGLRRADGSIVASLIESTPPSPTVQLVGTLRDGMLSGMPVVLASGLAGTTPAGRLRARGRLENGRVHIDSVALDDVAYTVAQSSELLIEGFLVDGAFEGDIAVGGIDIVLPAHVELDASIDFDQPVFIEAELGDDDLFYGNGLSVFPEDGGDYIDLFSDFDDFTDDEIDLFFE, encoded by the coding sequence GTGACACGACTGCTCTGGGCGGCGTTGCTGGCCGCGGCGGCGGTGTTGGGTTGCCAACTGCCGCTGCCGAGCGACGGCATCGGGGGTACCGGGCAACGCCTCGCCGACGGTATCGGGGGCACCGGTCAGCGCCTCGAGGACGGCATTGGCGGGACGGGCATCGTCGGCACCGTCACCGATTTCGGGTCCATCTGGCTCTCCGATGTGCGCGTCGAGTTCGACGAGACGACCACCATCGAAGCCAACGGTCAGACACGGCCGGCCGACGCCCTCGAGATCGGCCAGGTGGTGGCCGTGTTATCCGACAAGCTCGACGCGCGCTACCGGGCCAGGCGCATCGCCATTGTGTACGAGGTGATCGGCGCGATCGCCACTGTCGACCGCAGCGCCAACCGACTCACCGTGTTGAACCAGTCGATCACGCTGGGCAATGCGGCACGGGTCATCAGGGGAGACGCCGCCGTCAGCTTCGCCGACCTCACACCGGGCGAGCGTGTGCGGGTCAGCGGCTTGCGCCGCGCTGACGGTAGCATTGTCGCCAGTCTCATCGAGTCCACTCCACCTTCGCCCACGGTCCAGCTCGTCGGCACGCTGCGCGACGGCATGCTGTCCGGTATGCCCGTGGTGCTGGCATCGGGCTTGGCCGGGACCACCCCCGCGGGTCGGTTGCGCGCCCGCGGTCGACTCGAGAATGGCCGAGTGCACATCGACTCCGTCGCACTCGACGATGTGGCCTACACCGTGGCGCAATCAAGCGAACTGCTGATCGAAGGCTTTCTGGTCGACGGTGCGTTCGAGGGTGATATCGCCGTCGGCGGGATCGACATCGTCCTGCCCGCGCACGTCGAACTCGATGCGAGTATCGATTTCGACCAGCCGGTGTTCATTGAAGCCGAACTCGGCGATGACGACCTCTTCTACGGCAACGGCCTGTCGGTGTTCCCCGAGGATGGCGGCGACTACATCGACCTGTTTTCCGATTTCGACGATTTCACCGACGACGAGATCGACCTGTTCTTCGAGTAG